The Alkalihalophilus pseudofirmus nucleotide sequence TTGTATGCTTCAAGCGAAGTATTTTGGTACCGGCCGTTAACTGTTCTCTGGAGGCTAGAAGGTATTTGGCAGGCGTTAAGGAAGCGCTCGGATTGGGGTGTTATGACTCGAAGGGGTGTATCTAAATAATAAATGTAAAAACAGGAGGGGAGCTTGTTTGAAAAAGATATTAATCGCTGATGATGAAGAAGTATTACGGATGTTAATTGTTGATACTTTAGAGGAAGATCATCATCAATTAGATGAGGCAGAAGATGGTATTGAAGCCCTGTCTTTAATAAAGAAAGAACAGTATGATTTGCTTATCCTAGATTATATGATGCCTGAGAAATCAGGGATAGAAGTATTAATGGAGACCAGAAAGTTGGCTATTCCTCAACCAAAAGTGTTAATGTTAACAGCTAAAAGCCAGCAAAAAGATCAGGATGAAATGTATAAAGAGGGGGCGAACTATTTTTTAGCAAAGCCGTTTAGTCCAATTGAACTGCTGTCGCTCGTGGAGGAAATGTTAAGTGACTAATTATTTCAAGAGGACCCTCAATAGGCAATTCACTTTTTTGTTACTTGTTGTATCTTTAGTTATTGTTCTAGTAGGTGGAGTGCTAGCTGTTTATGGTGTATCAATCCAATCAAGCTATCAGGCTGAAAGAGAGCGGAAATTAGAAAAGCAGAAAATTGTATTTGAAATTGATTCACATGCTAAGCAGATGTTAATAAGGGCAAGAGGTTACTTTGCTTTTCAAGACAATGAAGAGTTAAATGCTCTCTACAGAGAAATAGATGCACTAAATTTGTATATTGAGAGGTTTTCCTCTTTAGATCTCTCAGCAGAAGAGCTTGCTTTATTAACTGAAATTAAAACAACCATTCATTTATATCAGACGATTCATCTGCCTGAAGCTTTAAGCTTAGTAAGTAACAATGAGCTTGACCGCTTAAGTGCTTATGCCAACAACGGAGCAAATGATACAGTAAACCAATTAATTGAGAACACATCAAATTATGTGTTA carries:
- a CDS encoding response regulator transcription factor; protein product: MKKILIADDEEVLRMLIVDTLEEDHHQLDEAEDGIEALSLIKKEQYDLLILDYMMPEKSGIEVLMETRKLAIPQPKVLMLTAKSQQKDQDEMYKEGANYFLAKPFSPIELLSLVEEMLSD